The proteins below come from a single Antennarius striatus isolate MH-2024 chromosome 18, ASM4005453v1, whole genome shotgun sequence genomic window:
- the ranbp3b gene encoding ran-binding protein 3b isoform X1 — MADLANEDKPAIAPPVFVFQKDKAQKRSAEGSSAEDGEDSDKDEGSYFPPVKRERTSSFPPPHTVPKNNVFMPSSFCQSPTGNSDSEPEEKPVGFRLKPPTLIHGQAPSSGVPSQKPKEQQRSVLRPAVLQAPPSKSHIESNSSCGTNGVKKSSDEAPGTQSLLTNNTEHSVTPATPMKHENEEDGASGNKDGGRREKETDVAISFVFGQNIKDRAKLEENSTEEKSKDSVPLDSQSKGTNYFLEYICTPSSKNTTNSTESGAKFVFGQNMSARVLSPPKGESTNEENKDISANPASEPLSQETTPEKVNSVSESLEESAAAYTKATAKKCILEKVDVKTGEESESNVLQMQCKLYVFEKTAQSWIERGRGLLRLNDMASTDDGTLQSRLVMRTQGSLRLILNTKLWPQMQVDKASEKSVRITAMDTEDQGVKVFLISGSSKDIGQLAAALHHRILALKSRAEQEPEIPTTNIPEAEVPQSNEDDSDEEDTASASACTPATSNSEGGEGQPAGST, encoded by the exons ATGGCGGACTTGGCAAACGAAG ACAAGCCTGCCATAGCGCCccctgtgtttgttttccagaaagATAAAGCACAGAAG CGATCTGCAGAGGGTTCAAGTGCAGAGGATGGAGAAG ATTCAGATAAAGATGAGGGAAGCTATTTTCCTCCTGTGAAAAGGGAAAGGACCTCATCATTTCCACCCCCACATACTG TTCCCAAGAACAATGTATTCATGCCCTCAAGTTTCTGCCAGTCACCAACTGGGAACTCTGACTCTGAGCCAG AGGAGAAGCCTGTGGGGTTCCGTTTAAAGCCACCAACTCTCATACATGGACAGGCTCCAAGTTCAG GTGTCCCGAGTCAGAAACCCAAGGAACAACAACGCAGCGTCCTCCGCCCTGCAGTTCTTCAGGCACCACCGTCTAAATCACATATAGAGTCCA ATTCCAGTTGTGGAACTAATGGTGTGAAAAAGTCATCAGATGAAGCACCGGGGACTCAGTCCCTCCTCACGAACAACACAGAACACTCAGTCACCCCGGCCACGCCAATG aaacatgaaaatgagGAAGATGGAGCAAGTGGTAACAAAGACGGAGGCAGAAGAGAGAAGGAGACAGACGTAGCAATATCTTTCGTGTTTGGCCAGAATATCAAAGACAGAGCAAAG tTGGAAGAGAACAGTACAGAGGAGAAGTCAAAGGATAGTGTGCCACTGGACTCTCAATCAAAGGGCACAAATTATTTCTTAGAATACATCTGTACGCCAAG TTCAAAAAATACCACAAACAGTACAGAGAGTGGGGCAAAATTTGTGTTTGGCCAGAACATGTCTGCACGAGTTCTG agTCCCCCAAAGGGCGAGTCcacaaatgaggaaaataagGACATTTCAGCTAACCCTGCTTCTGAGCCCTTGTCACAGGAAACCACACCAGAGAAGG TGAACAGCGTGTCAGAGTCTTTGGAGGAATCCGCAGCAGCTTACACCAAAGCCACAGCCAAGAAGTGCATCTTAGAGAAAGTAGATGTCAAAACTGGAGAGGAATCAGAAAGCAATGTTTTACAG ATGCAGTGCAAGTTGTATGTATTTGAGAAGACTGCACAGTCATGGATAGAAAGGGGTCGAGGTTTGCTGAGGCTCAACGACATGGCTTCAACAGACGACGGCACACTACAGTCACGTCTAG tgaTGCGGACCCAGGGCAGCCTCCGGTTGATACTCAACACTAAACTTTGGCCCCAGATGCAGGTAGACAAGGCCAGCGAAAAGAGTGTACGAATCACTGCCATGGACACAGAGGACCAGGGTGTCAAGGTCTTCTTAATATCG GGTAGCTCTAAGGACATCGGTCAGCTGGCTGCTGCATTACATCACCGTATCTTAGCTCTGAAGAGCAGGGCAGAGCAAGAGCCAGAGATCCCGACAACAAACATCCCTGAGGCTGAAGTACCGCAGTCCAATGAGGATGATAGCGATGAGGAAGACACTGCCTCAGCTTCAGCATGCACTCCTGCTACAA GTAAttcagagggaggagagggccAGCCAGCAGGAAGCACATAG
- the ranbp3b gene encoding ran-binding protein 3b isoform X2 produces the protein MADLANEDKPAIAPPVFVFQKDKAQKRSAEGSSAEDGEDSDKDEGSYFPPVKRERTSSFPPPHTEEKPVGFRLKPPTLIHGQAPSSGVPSQKPKEQQRSVLRPAVLQAPPSKSHIESNSSCGTNGVKKSSDEAPGTQSLLTNNTEHSVTPATPMKHENEEDGASGNKDGGRREKETDVAISFVFGQNIKDRAKLEENSTEEKSKDSVPLDSQSKGTNYFLEYICTPSSKNTTNSTESGAKFVFGQNMSARVLSPPKGESTNEENKDISANPASEPLSQETTPEKVNSVSESLEESAAAYTKATAKKCILEKVDVKTGEESESNVLQMQCKLYVFEKTAQSWIERGRGLLRLNDMASTDDGTLQSRLVMRTQGSLRLILNTKLWPQMQVDKASEKSVRITAMDTEDQGVKVFLISGSSKDIGQLAAALHHRILALKSRAEQEPEIPTTNIPEAEVPQSNEDDSDEEDTASASACTPATSNSEGGEGQPAGST, from the exons ATGGCGGACTTGGCAAACGAAG ACAAGCCTGCCATAGCGCCccctgtgtttgttttccagaaagATAAAGCACAGAAG CGATCTGCAGAGGGTTCAAGTGCAGAGGATGGAGAAG ATTCAGATAAAGATGAGGGAAGCTATTTTCCTCCTGTGAAAAGGGAAAGGACCTCATCATTTCCACCCCCACATACTG AGGAGAAGCCTGTGGGGTTCCGTTTAAAGCCACCAACTCTCATACATGGACAGGCTCCAAGTTCAG GTGTCCCGAGTCAGAAACCCAAGGAACAACAACGCAGCGTCCTCCGCCCTGCAGTTCTTCAGGCACCACCGTCTAAATCACATATAGAGTCCA ATTCCAGTTGTGGAACTAATGGTGTGAAAAAGTCATCAGATGAAGCACCGGGGACTCAGTCCCTCCTCACGAACAACACAGAACACTCAGTCACCCCGGCCACGCCAATG aaacatgaaaatgagGAAGATGGAGCAAGTGGTAACAAAGACGGAGGCAGAAGAGAGAAGGAGACAGACGTAGCAATATCTTTCGTGTTTGGCCAGAATATCAAAGACAGAGCAAAG tTGGAAGAGAACAGTACAGAGGAGAAGTCAAAGGATAGTGTGCCACTGGACTCTCAATCAAAGGGCACAAATTATTTCTTAGAATACATCTGTACGCCAAG TTCAAAAAATACCACAAACAGTACAGAGAGTGGGGCAAAATTTGTGTTTGGCCAGAACATGTCTGCACGAGTTCTG agTCCCCCAAAGGGCGAGTCcacaaatgaggaaaataagGACATTTCAGCTAACCCTGCTTCTGAGCCCTTGTCACAGGAAACCACACCAGAGAAGG TGAACAGCGTGTCAGAGTCTTTGGAGGAATCCGCAGCAGCTTACACCAAAGCCACAGCCAAGAAGTGCATCTTAGAGAAAGTAGATGTCAAAACTGGAGAGGAATCAGAAAGCAATGTTTTACAG ATGCAGTGCAAGTTGTATGTATTTGAGAAGACTGCACAGTCATGGATAGAAAGGGGTCGAGGTTTGCTGAGGCTCAACGACATGGCTTCAACAGACGACGGCACACTACAGTCACGTCTAG tgaTGCGGACCCAGGGCAGCCTCCGGTTGATACTCAACACTAAACTTTGGCCCCAGATGCAGGTAGACAAGGCCAGCGAAAAGAGTGTACGAATCACTGCCATGGACACAGAGGACCAGGGTGTCAAGGTCTTCTTAATATCG GGTAGCTCTAAGGACATCGGTCAGCTGGCTGCTGCATTACATCACCGTATCTTAGCTCTGAAGAGCAGGGCAGAGCAAGAGCCAGAGATCCCGACAACAAACATCCCTGAGGCTGAAGTACCGCAGTCCAATGAGGATGATAGCGATGAGGAAGACACTGCCTCAGCTTCAGCATGCACTCCTGCTACAA GTAAttcagagggaggagagggccAGCCAGCAGGAAGCACATAG